In Nymphalis io chromosome 11, ilAglIoxx1.1, whole genome shotgun sequence, one genomic interval encodes:
- the LOC126771865 gene encoding PI-PLC X domain-containing protein 3 isoform X2 codes for MSENGFTQNVDLQHWMRDLPEQIRNIPIIYLAIPGSHDSMTYNITRSSGLAPDAEPILRRLYPLFHGTILRWTITQAIDALQQLLIGIRYFDLRLATKNGSDDFYFTHGVYAGEIYQPLKQIKDFIYEHPYEVVILDFQHFYGFTPNDHQRLMRFVLNLFGPLLVPRQPDLNGVTLNSLHRLRQQVIVIYRHQSVYATSEFWQPQMMPSPWPQQDNITGLLNFLKNVKRHPGMGFVHQAVLTPTPGFIIFRWVSNLREKCAKPVKNEIYPKLSEFSPGRPIDRDGPTPVNIIIADFVEMDNAIFSKMVIKLNFKLMNTDFITQSYG; via the exons ATGAGTGAAAACGGTTTTACGCAAAATGTTGATCTTCAGCACTGGATGAGAGATCTACCGGAACAAATAAGAAACATTCCTATTATTTACCTCGCCATTCCAG gtaGTCATGATTCAATGACATATAACATTACAAGGTCCAGTGGCCTAGCCCCTGACGCAGAACCGATACTCAGAAGACTGTACCCTTTATTTCACGGTACAATATTAAGATGGACAATAACACAAGCAATCGATGCCTTGCAGCAACTTCTCATTGGCATTAG ataTTTTGACTTGAGATTAGCAACTAAAAATGGTTCAGATGACTTCTACTTCACCCATGGAGTGTATGCAGGAGAAATATATCAGCCgcttaaacaaataaaagattttatatatgaaCACCCCTATGAA GTGGTAATATTAGATTTCCAGCATTTCTATGGGTTCACTCCAAATGATCATCAAAGGCTAATGAGATTTGTTCTTAACTTATTTGGGCCACTACTTGTACCAAGACAACCAGATTTGAATGGTGTTACGCTTAATTCACTTCATAGGTTACGGCAACAG GTAATAGTGATTTACCGGCATCAGTCGGTATACGCTACGAGTGAATTTTGGCAGCCACAGATGATGCCTTCACCTTGGCCCCAACAGGACAATATCACTGGTCTGCTTAACTTTCTGAAAAATGTTAAACGGCACCCTGGAATGGGTTTTGTGCATCAAGCGGTACTAACACCTACACCAGGATTTATTATCTTcag aTGGGTGTCCAACTTACGTGAAAAATGCGCTAAACCAGTCAAAAATGAAATTTACCCCAAATTGTCAGAGTTTTCACCAGGCAGACCAATAGACAGAGACGGTCCAACACCAGTAAACATTATCATAGCTGACTTTGTCGAAATGGACAATGCTATTTTCTCCAAAAtggttataaaacttaattttaaattgatgaaTACAGATTTTATAACACAGAGCTACGGGTAA
- the LOC126771865 gene encoding PI-PLC X domain-containing protein 3 isoform X1 produces the protein MMFLGLHLVLVIIMSENGFTQNVDLQHWMRDLPEQIRNIPIIYLAIPGSHDSMTYNITRSSGLAPDAEPILRRLYPLFHGTILRWTITQAIDALQQLLIGIRYFDLRLATKNGSDDFYFTHGVYAGEIYQPLKQIKDFIYEHPYEVVILDFQHFYGFTPNDHQRLMRFVLNLFGPLLVPRQPDLNGVTLNSLHRLRQQVIVIYRHQSVYATSEFWQPQMMPSPWPQQDNITGLLNFLKNVKRHPGMGFVHQAVLTPTPGFIIFRWVSNLREKCAKPVKNEIYPKLSEFSPGRPIDRDGPTPVNIIIADFVEMDNAIFSKMVIKLNFKLMNTDFITQSYG, from the exons tCATAATTATGAGTGAAAACGGTTTTACGCAAAATGTTGATCTTCAGCACTGGATGAGAGATCTACCGGAACAAATAAGAAACATTCCTATTATTTACCTCGCCATTCCAG gtaGTCATGATTCAATGACATATAACATTACAAGGTCCAGTGGCCTAGCCCCTGACGCAGAACCGATACTCAGAAGACTGTACCCTTTATTTCACGGTACAATATTAAGATGGACAATAACACAAGCAATCGATGCCTTGCAGCAACTTCTCATTGGCATTAG ataTTTTGACTTGAGATTAGCAACTAAAAATGGTTCAGATGACTTCTACTTCACCCATGGAGTGTATGCAGGAGAAATATATCAGCCgcttaaacaaataaaagattttatatatgaaCACCCCTATGAA GTGGTAATATTAGATTTCCAGCATTTCTATGGGTTCACTCCAAATGATCATCAAAGGCTAATGAGATTTGTTCTTAACTTATTTGGGCCACTACTTGTACCAAGACAACCAGATTTGAATGGTGTTACGCTTAATTCACTTCATAGGTTACGGCAACAG GTAATAGTGATTTACCGGCATCAGTCGGTATACGCTACGAGTGAATTTTGGCAGCCACAGATGATGCCTTCACCTTGGCCCCAACAGGACAATATCACTGGTCTGCTTAACTTTCTGAAAAATGTTAAACGGCACCCTGGAATGGGTTTTGTGCATCAAGCGGTACTAACACCTACACCAGGATTTATTATCTTcag aTGGGTGTCCAACTTACGTGAAAAATGCGCTAAACCAGTCAAAAATGAAATTTACCCCAAATTGTCAGAGTTTTCACCAGGCAGACCAATAGACAGAGACGGTCCAACACCAGTAAACATTATCATAGCTGACTTTGTCGAAATGGACAATGCTATTTTCTCCAAAAtggttataaaacttaattttaaattgatgaaTACAGATTTTATAACACAGAGCTACGGGTAA